gcttcaaatgtgaggtggtacctaaaaaaaaatggttttgtaaattttgttgtaaaattgagaaatcgctggtcaacttttaacccttataacgtcttaacaaaaaaaaattatgtttcaaacattgtgctgatgtacagtagacatgtgggaaatgttatttattaactactttttgtgacaccactctctgatttaagggtataagaattacaataaaagtttaaaaattgtgacattttcaaaattatcgcaaaatttttttttttgtaatcacaaataaactcaagtcatatcgaagaaatgtaccACTATGATGACGTACAGTATCtctcgagaaaacattctcagaatcagtgggattcgttgaagcgtttcagatttctaatctcataaagtgacagtggtcagaattctaaaatttggcttggtcattaaggtcaaaattggctcattccttaaggggttaagctgcaGCCTATCTGTGCAGTTCATAGACAGAATGCCTGCGGCCATCGAGTTGTCCTATATGCATGGTAGGAATTACTACTCACAGCATTCTGTAAATGGAATGATTTCAATAACAGGCAATCGCATAAACATTTCCTACTGATGCAGTTTCCTAATTTTTTAGATTTGGTTCCGAATAGGATATTTACCTACTAAGTCCTCCAAAGGGGGGCAGAACATCAGGACCCTTGTATTGTTGTGAGACCTGCATTGCGTGAATGTAGGCTGATTTTAATTCATACAGAAAATGGAGATGTCCGTCTGTTAATATGTCCTTCTACTTCCCATCCTCCCCTGTGACTGGGATATAAAGCAAAGGTGAAGTCTGGAAAATTCAATCTCACACATGAGTAATTCATGATTCTGGATGACTGTAATAGAACTGCCATCTCCGCCTGTAAATACCAGCAACCCCATCTACCGTACTTTACTCACTAAACGCAGCCCGTGTTGTCTTACATATATACTTTGAGATGAAAAACTCTACTAAAACTGCTCTGTCGATAAGGAATATCCTTTATTGTGACCTCTGCTGGTACATGGATGACAGATGATTCACCAGTCAGCAGGACGATGAGATTTTACCTCCATCCTCCATCTCCTCAATGAGCATGAAATCTGCTGCTTCTGAAATTTGTTCTACATACTCAGCAGAAATGGCTTCATAGAGAATTACTGAAAAGAGCAATATGGGATGAGCGCCATCTAAAGCATGCTTGCTGTGAGAACATTATGGAAAACTCTACACTCTCTTCACCTCTATGTGAGTTTACTATTCCAggcatctttgtaaaaaaaaattaaaaagtctgCGCTGATGGAGAAAGAATCACTTGCTGCAAAAATGGACGATGAAGGTTCTTTTATTAGGACAGCGCGTTTCAATTTAAGACAGGCGTCTTCATCAAGTAAATAACAACAGATAGCCTTTTAaagtttttttccccctttttttggacATTTTTACTTGTGGCCTCTCTCCATCCACAAGGCGGCAGCAGGTGGAATTTTAAATAACTGGGGCACCATACTATCCCCTAGATGAGCAAGCCATgttttcatttttccttcctcCTTAAATTGGGTTACCCTATTATGTTTGCTTTCTCCACAGCACATAATAGTTTCCAGATGTCTTTGATGCCATTGGGCAGTCCCAGATTTTGGGGCTATGACCCTTCATTTATTCTTTAAAGTGTAAATGGACTGTGAGGTAACCTTTATGAATTAGTTGTTATGTGTTCATCtagagcaaattgtctcttcagagaggaagaggacttgaactctagtgccaactattggaagtagcaatcctacacgtcattatcaaccctttaacgagtcttgccgcatgacttgggataaaagccaaatcagaatctcagtttGTAGACACAGTGCTTTGGAGTATTGCCCCTAGTCAGTACAAAGTATGAGATccgatttggctgggtgagaggctaagACTGGAATGTAAGAGGTAAGTTTTCTCCTTGTGGaagtgacatgccaggtctggcatgccagtatgaggaAACTTAAACCCCTttcatgctcttctgggaaatcaaatatgcaaactgtctcttcagacaggaagaggacttgaacaatagtgccacctattggaaatggcaatcctgcaagttaatatcaaccctttaacaagccttgcaatatgacttaagattaAAGCCAAAtctgaatctcaatttgcagacacagtgtttcgggggtaTTGCTtattgtcagtgcaaagtatgagatccaaTTTGGCTGGCTGAGAGGCTAAagttgggatctaaggggtaagtttTCTTCTTGATTTGGATTTTATACTAAATCATATTGTAgggttcattaaagggaacctgtcacccccccttcctggggtttttaactaaaagagccaccttgtgcagcactaatgctgcattctgtcaaggtggctcttttatttggggtcgttTCCAACGCTGCAATATAAGTTTTTTAACTTATGAGTCTTAAGTACTGAACTCGCAGCTTAATAGGAATCAGTTATGCAAATATTGGTTACCCCATGTGAAAGTAGTGTTGGCCCCATGCAGCAATGCAGCATGATAACTTACGCAAAACATTGCAATATGTTATATAGTAAATATTTGCGACCGCTTTAATTCATGTGATTTAAAGGAGCTTCCTCTGTATCATGCTTTAGGTGTggtatttttgttggtttcttaccTTTAACCTCAATGGATAAAATCTCATAACAATAGTAGAAATTAGAGTTTGTGTGAATCTTTTTTGCAGGATCTGGTCTATCAGCTACATCAGTAACCTGGAGGCGCTTGGCGAGAGCCCTGAGAATTGGCTCCTTCTAACTTCCAGATCCATGTCTCTTCTTGTGATTAGTTGTCCTGTTGCAACATCACTTGTGCATCACGGTGTAATGATAAAGGTGCACCAGGCTAGCTAATCAAAAGGAGAGCGGTGGATGCCGAGTGAGAGGAGCCATTTCTCAGGGCACCCATCCAGCAACCACAGATTCCTGATGTGGCCAATGGTTTGGGTGCTGCGAATCGACAagcatttaaggtaccgtcacactagacgatatcgctagcgatccgtgacgttgcagcgtcctcgctagcgatatcgtccagtgtgacaggcagcagcgatcaggcccctgctgtgctgtcgctggtcggggaagaaagtccagaactttatttggtcgctggactccccgcagacatcgctgaatcggcgtgtgtgacaccgattcagcgatgtcttcactggtaaccagggtaaacatcgggtaactaagcgcagggccgcgcttagtaacccgatgtttaccctggttaccatcctaaaagtaaaaaaaacaaacactaaatacttacctacagccgtctgtcctccagcgctgtgctctgcactcctcctgtactggctgtgagcgtcggtcagccggaaagcagaacggtgacgtcaccgctctgctttccggccgctgtgctcacagccagtacaggaggagtgcagagcacagcgctggaggacagacggctgtaggtaagtatgtagtgtttgtttttttttacttttaggatggtaaccagggtaaacatcgggttactaagcgcggccctgcgcttagttacccgatgtttaccctggttaccggcatcgttggtcgctggagagctgtctgtatgacagctctccagcgaccaaacaacgacactgcagtgatccggatcgttgtcggtatcgctgcagcgtcgcttagtgtgacggtaccttaactctattAGCAGTAAACAACCATATTGCACATTAATGTGTTAACAATCTGTGAAAGCAGAAAACACCTCCTGACTTATCAACTAATAGTtcctgtgttgttttttttttaattattttgtcctTCTCTATTAGATGACTACATCTTGAGAATAGATCTTTGGGACTTTGAAGGGCAAAGGAGATATGCTGATTATAAAAGCTTCAGAGTTGGGGATGAAGAGGTAATGCATGGGCCTACTGAGAAGTCTGTGCACCCATAATGCATGGGCCTACTGAGAAGTCTGTGCTCCCATGAGCCAGGTTCACACACTGAAAATCCTGCTTACATAATTAATCCCAATTCTTCCAATTTTCTCCAGTAGAATGCATTATTTTCAAACCATAAAATACCCTGTATGCCATTTTTGTTCATTCTTTAAATTTTAAATTTTTCCTTCCCCATCATGTATTAGAgctagagaccttgattccagtaccgtgtcatttactgggcttcttgtaattttgataaaatcactgttactGTATCTTCTGCTGCTCTATTAGTCCTCTTGATGATGAGTTCCTGCTATGTAATCCTCAATATTCATAACTTTCCACCAGAGTTCATCAATGAGATGACTGTTACAGCTGTACCTCAAAGAAAAATGAGCGTTAAAGCAAGGAGCCCTGTACGTGACAGACACAGAGTCATGGAGATAGAATCGAGATCTCTGTCCCTATTTTATGTTGCCTTAAGATTGGGAAGCATAGAACTGGTGACAGATTAACTTTAATAGCAAAAACACACCTAAAAATGTACATCTAAAAACTACAATCCGTTTCCTGTAGTTCTAAGAGTACTGCACTACCACCAAGTTGGATTACAATGTCTTTAGGATCTATCCTATCACATTTCTTACACGCTACCATGAATTGATTCTACAAAAGTAATTAATTTCCCAGACATACATGCAATagtgataaaaagaaaaaaagattggcAAGACCTTAGTCCAGCGGCCACTTTGATAGTCTATGCCTGCCAGATCAGAGCACTGCATACCTCCTCCTACTTATGCCTCTTCTCATTAGTAATATAAGGTACCGTGCGCACAACTATACAAGGGTGCCTGGGTAGGTTCCCACACTGTGAATATATATTAGGTAAACCCAGCAAATCTGCTTCTTATTACGTTACAACTGATGAAGGTCTGAAGTCAAGACCAAAACGTTTTCTTACAACAGTGATCACTTAAGATGAGTGCTGGGTTTACTTAATATATATCTTCTCATTAGTAGGCCCTACACAAGGTTGCTACATTGCAGTGGGAGGCATGCAAGACACCGCAGTGGGCTACTAGTCAGAAGAAGAACCAGGGATGCTGCATTCATTTAGTTTGCAAAGCTCTGGTGTGAAGGCCATGAACTATCAACGTGACCGCTGGACCAAGGTCTCATTTACTAGGGTGCAAGTGCATATACTCATTAAATTATTGaagaacttaaagggaacttgtcaatttaaaatgtttttcaatatACTTTCTGCCTAATATAGAGCAGTTGGAgccgagcagattgatatatagattTATAGGAAAAGATTGATTATAACTTTTATTAATTGAATTCCGTGCTCATACTGAGCTGAGCAGTCCAGTGGTGGTCTCATCCAAAGATGGACAACCCTCCCCAAATTGGTGTATGCACAGAGATAGCGTTTAGTTATAGAGTAGGACCACCTACTGGACTCCTGAGCCCTGAATAAGCAGAGTTTTACATCAATTATGTTTCTACTGCATCTTCTCTTTACATCAATCTGCTCAACTCCTCTGCTGGCAGATCAAATTCTACGTTGAGTGTAACACTTTCCCTTTGACTAATTTTCTCGTAACTCTCTTTTCACCAACCCTAGAGCGCGTACCAGATAAGTTGTGGGGAGTACTCGGGGACGGCTGGAGACTCTCTGACTGGAGGCTTTAACCCAGAAGTTCAGTGGTGGGCAAACCACAATGGTATGAAGTTCAGTACATGGGATCGGGACAACGACAACTACGAAGAGAATTGTGCGGTCGAGGATAAAGGTGGATGGTGGTATAACAGGTAACATCTGCACACTAAAAAAGGAAGCTTTAATCAATAAGAAATGTAAAGCACAATATTTTAATAATTTTACCTTCTATCTCAATGTCAAGGATTGTACCACCAGTAAAGACAGCCCAAGAGGGCCGGAGATGTATATAGCTCCACCTCTACGCACAGTCTCATTTTATAGGCTATGCTTTATTGCAAGGAGTTACAGACCGTGTCCTTGGTTTACAACCCTAAATTGCTTCTTCAGCCTGTATGAAATATCTATTTTTAATTCTCTATAGGTTCAGTGCAGTTCTGGGATGATATGTTCCTATATGTTAAAGTATAACTCAATTTATATGAAATAGAAAAGTCTCACTGAAATAAAACAACTTAACTAGAAAAAGACCTGGTCTGCACATCCAAATAATAGACACAAGGTTCTTGGTTAGCATTTGATCAGAATGTATAAACCCACCCACATCACGTAGAAACTCTTAGTGGGTTCCTAACCTGCCAGGTGTAGCGCTGGGACTCTACGCCAGCAGGGGGAGCAAGCCAAGTGCTCCACACCACCCATCCTGCCAGGCTAAGCCTCCACGGCTCTGGGTCACAAAACCTCAGCCACACAATACAGCAAAAAATGGCCAACACTTAGCAACTACAAATGAAATGATCTTAAAAACGCACCTTCCGTGTGGTCTCAGTGTAGTTATCGGATTTTATCTCCCTGCATGTTAAAGGTTAACTCAAGTTATACAAACTATAAAAGCCTAAAAATGTCTTACTGAAGTAATGCCCCCGTATACTACATTATCCTTTGCCAGTATTGCTTGTTTCCCTATTGTCCTTGTGCCCTGCTGCATTGTATTCAAATCTTCTCAAAAAACCTAGAACTACCTCATAAACTTCTATATGTAACAgaaaggccccgattcatcatttgcagggtttttaagtcttttttttttctagtttttttttacattgatggattttgcaccaaattcatcaaaatagaCGCACTCTCACAACCCTTTAAAATGTTGCATGCTAGTTTTCAACTGCACGTAAGAAGAAAAGAATCAGATTTTGCATCTCACTAGGGTGCCAGAGTACAATTACACAAAAATTTTGTAACATTTTGAATGAAAAGTCAAAAATTATGAATTACACAAGTTGCCCACTACTTagacaacttcttgtcataccccacgcttggccccaataaaataaaaaaacttatatTCACCACCAGCACTGGTGCCTTTCTCACGGTGTCGGCACTCGTTCTCCCCGGGGCTCTGgtgtggtgttgtgacacatgacctcAGCGCCCAATCGGTGCTAtccccgcctcctgtcgaattgaacatgaagaggaagtcagcaatcatctgcagcccagacttcctcctCATGTTCAATTCAACAAAagttggggacagtgacgccagcactgattgggcgccgaGGTCATGAGTCACAACAATAGCAAGGGAGCCCAGGAACCgcaagtgccaacaccgctggaacgcCATCGGCACAGAAGGCgattataaggccggggtcacacttgcgtgtacaAAGCAAGAAACTcgtacgagtctctcacatcaatacccgacactgccgcaggcactcgggaccggagcatgcagctgcatgtatttctatgcagcctcacgctccggtcccgagtgccagcggtagtgccaggtattgatgcaagagacttgtgcgagttttttgcattgcacacgcaagtgtgaccccggcctaagctttattattttatcgtggccaagcgtggggtatgagaaaagcttctcctagtagtggataacccctttaagctaAAACATCTGTATAACCATAATGGCACAGCTAAAAAATAGGGCTGCAAATGAAAAAAAGTCATTATTAGAACCATTTTTATTCAGACATAAAAAGATGCAAAAGGAATAATGAATCGTCTTTAAGACACCCTGAGAAAAGTGTAATACTAGAGTTAAGGGGTCTGACAGCACACACCAGTAAGGTATAGAGCATATATTCTTCATTTTGGGAGAAATGCCGtgccgtgggcagcacggtggcgcagtggttagcacagcagctttgcaacactggagtcctgggtcccacccgaccaaggacaacatctgctaggagtttgtatgttctctccgtgtttgcgtgggtttcctccgggttctctggtttcctcccacattccaaagacatactgatagggaatttagattgtgagccccataggggacagtgatgataatgtgtgcaaaatgtaaagcgctgcagaatgtgttagcgctatataaaaataaagattattattattatttttattattattatagggaaaATACTTAAAATAACtataatttttattaatttatCCTGATAATTACAAATCCATCTATATTAATTAAATATTAAGCCTTTATATAACTGAACGCATTACCAGTTATCAATAAAGAGCTACTAGTCTCCAAGCTCCAGCGGTATGATACAAGTATGGTCTGATAATGTCTcgtctctgtgtgtaatgacttctGTGCTGCTTCCACCAGGTGTCACTCTACCAACCTGAACGGCCTGTACTACAAAGGACCATATACGTCTAATACAGATGACGGCGTTATTTGGTACACATGGCACGGATGGTGGTACTCCCTGAAATACGTCGCTATGAAGATTAGATCCGTAAACTTTGAGCCAAAtcttgtgtaaatatatatattttatctgtTATGTCCACCGATATTATGTTAAGTCCTTGTAGAAGTCTACACAGTCCTTTATCTCGGTTTGCCATTGTTATGTTCATTATGTGATGTTATACTTCTGGTACGTCTCTACAGCTGGTCGTAAACATCAGACAGATGTTGGTGCACCTCGCTCCATATCGGCACTGAATGACCTAATGCTTAATTCAAGATGACATGTTAACCATATGCTTAACTTTTTTTGGTGTTTGTTCTTTCTATGTTACTATCTATATTCCAAAAAAATCTTGAAATCATGTAGTTTTCCTTCTGGCCATTGAGTCTTGTAAATTTCCTTTACAGAGATCACCTTTGTTGTGAGGATATAGATACAATAGGCTTAGCGGACCTGGGATTGGAGATACGATAGGCTTAGTGGTCCTGGGATTGGAGATACGAGAGGCTTAGTGGTCCTGGGATTGGAGATACGAGAGGCTTAGTGGTCCTGGGATTGGAGATACGAGAGGCTTAGTGGACCTGGGATTGGAGATATGATAGGCTTAGTGGACCTGGGATTGGAGATACGATAGGCTTAGTGGACCTCGGATTGGAGATACGATAGGCTTAGTGGTCCTGGGATTGGAGATACGAGAGGCTTAGTGGACCTGGGATTGGAGATACGATAGGCTTAGTGGACCTGGGATTGGAGGTACAATAGGCTTAGTGGACCTCGGATTGGAGATACAATAGGCTTAATGGACCTGGGATTGGAGATACGATAGGCTTAGTGGTCCTGAGATTGGAGATCCACTAGGCCTAATGGACCTGGGATTGGAGATACGATAGGATTAGTGGACATGGGATTGGAGATACGATAGGCTTAGTGGTCCTGGGATTGGAGATACACTAGGTTTAATGGACCTGGGATTGGAGATACGATTGGCTTAGTGGACCTGGGATTGGAGATACAATAGGCTTAGTGGTCCTGGGATTGAAGATACACTAGGCTCAATGGACCTGGGATTGGAGATACAATAGGCTTAGTGAACCTGGGATTGGAGATACACTAGGCTTAGTGGACCTGGGATTGGAGATACCACAGGCTTAGTTGACCTGGCATTGGAAATACAAAAATACAATAGGCTTAGTGGACCTGGGATTGAAGAAACACTACACTTAGTGGACCTGGGATTGGAGGTACAATAGGCTTAGTGGTCCTGAGATTGGAAATACACTAGGCTCAATGGACCTGAGATTGGAGATACGATAGGCTTAGTGGACCTGGGATTGGAGATACACTAGGCTCAATGGACCTGGGATTCGAGATACGATAGGCTTAGTGGACCTGGGATTGGAGATACAATAGGCTTAGTGGACCTGGGATTGGAGATACCACAGGCTTAGTTGACCTGGGATTGGAGATACAATAGGCTTAGTGGACCTGGGATTTAAGATACACTACGCTTAGTGGACCCAGGATTGGAGGTACAATAGGCTTAGTGGACCTGGGATTGGACATACAATAGGCTTAGTGGACCTGGGATTGAAGATACACTACGCTTAATGGACCTGGGATTGGAGGTACAATAGGCTTAGTTGACCTGGGATTGGAGGTACAGTAGGCTTAGTGGACCTGGGATTGGAGAGAAAAGCCTTATCTGTTGACAACAGGTACATTGATATAAATGAAAATGTAATGACCACAACAGTCTGTTTGGTTTAATAATTAGAAGTCATTGGAGTTACCATTTAAAGGAGCACTCCAGCATTTTTGTTTATCCCTTTCTTAGCTATCAGGTGCAGACTAGCgtatattctctcatctgagaaaatcgggtTGATTATGCATATcgcaaactgatgaaactctgattagagtgtgatccaattctctggtATGAGGAGAAGGAGAAAAAGATGTCTCCATCTTCCCCATTCTGTCAGTCAGTGGAGATCATACTGCGCTCAGCTGCCATGgcagtgcatttgcaaacatttttacatttctgttttttttcagtcaagatggggtgcagagtgaacattaatgagaaaaaaaatgaacttatttgaatttaccaattggctgcaatgaaacaaagagtgaaaaatgtaaagaagtctgaatactttctgtaccccctGTATAAGTGTATTATAGGTACAGCTGTGCACCCATATTGCAAGTACAAGCCACATCCCAGCTCCCAAGATGTCAGTTTGGTTGTTTGGTCGGGATTTGTATCTGTGACAGAAGCGCACAACTATGTCTATAATATTATTTAAGGGGGTATTCCCATCCTATACCTGTACAGCATATCCGCAGGACACATCATAAATGTACAGTAGATGTAGCTACCACCAATGAGACCTGACATGTGGAGAGCTGCTAATATTTCTGATGAATATGCAATAAATGTATGAGATAGGAGTACCTCTTCAATTGAACATAACACAGTGTATGAAATTATGCAGTCTGAAAAAAAAGTGTCATTCCCGAGAAACGATCCATTTCAGAACCATGCAATAATTAGTAATATTTTGGACAATCAGGAGCAATCCATTCTCTATGTCAGGAGTGCGTTTCCTGTGCCAAGCCTGGAGCTTCCTAAATAAATGGGCATCCTCACTGCCACCTGTGCATCCTTTATTTATGTGCAAATGACACAAGCATCAGGCACGTCATCAAGGGTAGTTGTATAACCAGTGCAGTGTCCGCTAGGCCAGGATCACACCACAGTTTTCTGACATTTAGGGGgtctttttattgtttttgttaAAACTTTTATTTAAAGTCACCAGGTTttagctacctcatctgagagcatgaaaagagaccctgattccatcgaAGTATCAGTTAATTTACTGGGAGCAGCATTAACTTGTGACACATCCAGCTGTTTTAGATGTTGCATGAAGCATAGCCGAGAAAGAAGCCTCTGCCCACACTACAGCCttctgtgtatattgtatattgacagtgagctgcttatcagaggaggaagTGTGGTCAGACCAGGGCACAGTGGTCCATTAACCCctcaatcccatatgacgtactatcccgtcgaggtgacctgggacttaattcccagggacgggatagtacgtaataggcgatcagcagcgctcacggggggagcgcggccgatcgacgccgagtgtcagctgattattacagctgacatccggcactatgagccaggagcggtcacggaccgctcccggcacattaacccccggcacactgcgatcaaacatgattgcagcgttcaggCAGCATAGCAAAGCATCACgcacggagggggctccctgcgtgcttccctgagaccctcggaacaacggaatgtgattgcgttgttccgagggtctcctatgtcctcctccctgcaggcccggatccaaaatggccgcggggctccttccggggggTTTGcctcctcctgcagtgcctgtcagatcgctgatgtgacacagtgctttgctgatctgacactatactgtgatgtcccacactgggacaaagtaaaaaaaaaaaatagatttacatgtgtaaaaaaaaaaaaaaacctaaataatggaaaaaaatatatattgttcaataaatacatttctttatctaaattaaaaaaaacaataaaagtacacatatttagtatcgccgtgtccgtaacgacctgacctataaaactatcccactagttaccccctaaccccttcagtgaacactgaaaaacgaggcaaaaaacaatgctttattatcataccgccgaacaaaaagtggaataacacgagatcaaaaaagacggatataaataatcatggtaccgctgaaaacgtcatcttgtcccgcaaaacatgagccaccatacagcatcaccagcgaaaaaaataaaaaagttatagtcctcagaataaagtgatgcaaaaataataattttttatataaaatagtttttatcgtatacaagcgccaaaacattaaaaaaatgatataaatgaggtatcgctctaatcgtactgacccgaagaataaaactggtttatcaattttatcaaacgtggaacggtataaacaccccccaaaaaagaaattcatgaatagctgtttttggtcaatttgcctcacaaaaatcagaataaaaagcgatcaaaaagtgtcatgtgcccaaaaatggtaccaataaaaacatcaacttgtcccgcaaaaaacaagacctcacatgactctgtggaccaaaatatggaaaaattgtagctctcaaaatgtggagatgcaaaaactgtttttttgcaataaaaagtgtcttttagtgtgtgacagctgccaatcataaaaatcagctaaaaaacccactataaaagtaaatcaacccccccccccttcatcaccccatagttagggaaaaataataaaatttaaaaaatgtatttacttccattttcccattagggttagggttggggctaaagttagggttagagatggGGCAAAAGGTTAAGGTTACGTCTAAAGTTAGGCTACAGTCTgcatcctgttatgaaaggtaattcagtaccacaatggacatagaggtcagcgcacatacagtgacctggcaataacccaaaaaacaagaacga
This region of Ranitomeya imitator isolate aRanImi1 chromosome 1, aRanImi1.pri, whole genome shotgun sequence genomic DNA includes:
- the FGL1 gene encoding fibrinogen-like protein 1 isoform X7 gives rise to the protein MSEGGGWTVFQRRSDGTQNFYRNWTDYKQGFGDFTTVMGEYWLGNDNLHFLTLQDDYILRIDLWDFEGQRRYADYKSFRVGDEESAYQISCGEYSGTAGDSLTGGFNPEVQWWANHNGMKFSTWDRDNDNYEENCAVEDKGGWWYNRCHSTNLNGLYYKGPYTSNTDDGVIWYTWHGWWYSLKYVAMKIRSVNFEPNLVTRTRKRTFQDLRRHRNPGPNSDQDADGFFKPSGRNTTTIFTETDPQHRRTDKFDTFVLFSTLYCPCYTYAH
- the FGL1 gene encoding fibrinogen-like protein 1 isoform X6 produces the protein MERNQPGNSDLSQWRIPVSRIRLYPSSHSLFFQQWNWTDYKQGFGDFTTVMGEYWLGNDNLHFLTLQDDYILRIDLWDFEGQRRYADYKSFRVGDEESAYQISCGEYSGTAGDSLTGGFNPEVQWWANHNGMKFSTWDRDNDNYEENCAVEDKGGWWYNRCHSTNLNGLYYKGPYTSNTDDGVIWYTWHGWWYSLKYVAMKIRSVNFEPNLVTRTRKRTFQDLRRHRNPGPNSDQDADGFFKPSGRNTTTIFTETDPQHRRTDKFDTFVLFSTLYCPCYTYAH